AATGAGAGTTGAAGGAATGAAGTCCAGTATGAAGCTTTCCGATGTTACTAAAGTTTCCAGAGGCTTTGCAGATCCTCCGTCTGTAATGACTCGTTATGATGGTAAGCCGGCCATTATGCTAGCTGTTTCAATGGCTGACGGTGACAACATCATGGAACTGGGTAAAAGAGTTACTGCTAAGCTTCATCAGCTTTCAGCAAATCTTTATCAGGGTATGGACTATAATATTATCGTATACCAGCCGAAATATGTTGCAAAGGCTGTTAACGATTTTATGATCAATCTTCTTGAATCATTTGTGTTTGTTGTAATTGTTATTCTAGCTTTTGCAGGACTCAAGACAGGGCTTGTGGCAGGGTCGCTGGTTCCGATGGCTATGCTAGGCTGTATCTCTTTGATGCCTACATTCGGTGTGGGATTGCAACGAATATCAATTGCATCACTGATTATTTCACTTGGTATTTTAGTTGATAACGGTGTTGTTGTATCAGAGGCTATTCTGGTCAAGCTGTCCGCTGGAGAAGAGCGGATGAAAGCGGTTGTCGGAGCTGTATCTGAGCTGTGGATGCCGCTGCTTGCTGCTTCTTTGACGACTGTTTTTGCATTTCTTCCCATTCCTATGGCCGAAAGTTCGGTCGGAGAATATTGTTTTTCTCTTTTTGTGGTTGTTACACTGACCTTAATATGTTCATGGGCTTTATCCATGACTATGATTCCTATGCTTTGCTATTATGTGCTTAAACCCAAAGTTGTAATTCAGACTTTTTCCGGGCGTATATATAATTTTTATAGAAAGCTGTTGCTTTTGTGTTTGAAGCATCGACCTTCATTTATAGGTTTGGTTATAGCTGCATGTATCGCTTCGTTCTGGGGATTTCAATTTGTTCCGAAGATGTTTTTTCCGCCTAACGAAAGGGCTCAGTTCACAATTGATTTTTGGCAGCCTTTTGGTTCGGACATAACAACAACTTCTGAGGAAGCGGCAAAGCTTGAGAAGTTTCTTCTCGCAGACAAAGGTGTAGATAGTATCGGTACTTTTATCGGTACAGGTGGTCCTAGATGGTATCTGCCGCTCAACCTTGAGCAACAGAATGACAATTTGGCAACCTTTGTTGTGAATACAAAAACAGTTGCGGATGCGGATAAGGTTATCGGTCGAGTTCGTGAAGAATTAAAAAGTAATTTCCCAGATGCTGATTTCAGTTTAAAGAAGTTAATGAATGGTCCTCCTGTCGGAGCTCCTGTCCAAATTCGTCTTTCCGGTCCTGATCAAAAGATGCTTTATAAGCTGAGAGATAACATCGGGGATCTCCTTGAGGAAACACCTGGCGTTTCCCGTGTGTGGGATGACTGGGGGCAATGGGCTAAAAAGATGGAAGTTGATGTTGACCAGAACAAGGCCCGCGAATCAGGATTATCAAGTTTTGATGTAGCACTCAGTTTACAATCTGGTATGTCCGGTTATCAGGCTTCAACCTATCGTGAAGGGGACGTAAATATCCCGATTGTACTGCGAAGCGAAGATTCATTCCGTAATAGGCTTGATAAGCTTGAGAGTTTAAACATCTACTCTTATCAGGACGGGAAAAGTGTGCCTCTCAGCCAGATAGCTAAGACTGAATTAGTTTGGCAGCCATCGGATATTCGCCGCAGGGATCAGACCAGAACAATGACAGTTAAAGCTGATTTATATGATGGTTATTTCGCTATGCAGACAATTAATGCAGTGCGTCCGAAGATAGATAAAATGATGAAATCGCCAGATTGGCCGGTAGGATACTCGGTTGCTTACGGTGGTGAGTTTGAAAAAAGTCAGGAAAGTCAGGAGTCAATCAATGCCAATATGCCGTTGGCAATGGGGTTGCTGATTCTTGTTTTGATATTCCAGTTCAACTCATTCAGAAGGCCGCTTATTATCCTTTTGACACTTCCGCCTATGATGTGCGGAATTACCCCGGGAATGCTGCTTACTAATTCTGCATTCGGATTTATGCCCATGCTGGGAATGATCAGTCTGCTCGGGATTATTGTTAACAATGCGATTATGTTGATAGATAGAATTGAAATTCAGCGTAAACGGGGTATTGAACTGGCTGATTCCATTGTGCTTGCTTCTCTTGAAAGAGCAAGGCCGATCATTATGACCGCAACAACGACAATTATAGGAATGGTTCCGCTTTCACTACAAGGCGGAGAAATGTGGCGGCCAATGGCTAACTGCATCATGTCTGGTTTGATGTTTGCGACCGTGCTGACTTTGATTTTGTGTCCGGTATTGTATTCTCTGTTTTTTAAGCAGGGGTTTAAATCCTACACATGGAATTCGGCAGTTATTGATAAGGGACGTGATGCATAGAATCTGTTTAAAATTGAATTAATACAAAAACAGCCCGCAACTTTTAAAAAGTTGCGGGTTGTTATATTTTTAACTGTTAAAGTTGATTCTGTTGAAGTTAAATTTTTTCAAGGATCTGCTGGATACTATCGACCAGACGTTTTGGAGTGGATGCGCCAGCTGTTAGTCCTATCTTCTTGAATTTTTTAAGTTCTTCTAGAGGAAGCTCTTCAGCCATTTCCACATGAGTGCATCTAATTCCTGCAGTTTCGACAACTTGAACCAATCTGCGAGTGTTTCCGCTGATGCGCCCGCCTACAACTATCATATGATCAACTTTGCTGGAAAGTGATATAGCTTCTTCCTGACGTTGACGAGTTGCATCACATATGGAATTCAGTACTATTACATCAAGACCTTTGCTTTCAAGGTACTTAATGATTTCTTCATAGACAACACGGTCCTGAGTTGTCTGAGCGGCTAAACAGTATCTTCTCTTAGGGTCCAGCTCTATGGTTTTAAGTTCTTCTGTGCTGTCAAAAAGGCATGTGCCTGATGGAGCATAGCTCAAAAGACCTTTAACTTCAGGATGGCTGTCTTCTCCATAAAGCAAGAGGACACGACCATCTGTTGTGTTACGTTTAATAAGGAGCTGAGCTTTTTTTACCTTAGGGCATGTTGCGTCAATTACGTTTATACCACGTAGACGAAGTTCTTCTTCCACATTTTGCGGAACTCCGTGAGCTCTGATTACAGCAAAAGAACCTTCAGGAATCTCTTCAGGAGATTCGGCTGTAATTACACCTTTTTTTTCATATTCTTCAAGAACCTGCGGATTATGAATGATCGGTCCTAAAATATAGATAGATCCGCGTTCTTTGCTCTCAATTAGTGAGTCTAACTTGTTTAAAGCAAGGTCTACTCCCATACAAAATCCGGCTGTTTCAGCCCTAACTACTTTATCCATTATCTATAGTCTCCTTTGCAGGTAGCGATTTTATTTATGCCTGTTTTCTTAATCATAAATAAGGGCGCAAATCTACAGGGCAAAAGTAATTTTGGCAACATTGTTGTCAAGTTTATAAAATACTGGCAAGAGATTGACCGCGGAGAGCAAGCAGAGTATTTTCCGTATGTTTCTTTAAATAGAAATAAAAAATTAAATTTATATTGGAGTTTTAAATAATGAGTTCTGAGATTGTAAATAAATATAAATCAAGAATTGCAGAGTCTTATAATTTGCACCGCAAGTTTGTTAATCCATCTTTTGTTCGGGTTCTGGAAGTTATCGGATATGACCGGAATTATGTTTCATCTGAAGGTGCGTACCTTACAGATGCAAACGGTAAAAAAGTTTTAGATTTTCTTGCAGGTTTCGGTGTTTATAATATTGGCCGTAACCATCCTCATGTTGCAAAAGTTCTTCATGATACTCTTGATGCTAAAACCGCCAGCCTTGTACAGATGGACCTAGGGGTGATGTCTGGAATGCTTGCTGAAAAGCTTGCAGAGATTGCTCCAGGTGATCTTGAAGCTGTCTTCTTCACCAATTCCGGAACGGAAGGCGTTGAGGGGGCTCTTAAATTTGCTCGTCAGGCAACAGGGCGTCACAAACTTGTTCATTGCGAGCATGCTTTCCATGGTCTTACTCTTGGATCTCTTTCGGTTAATGGTAATAAAGAATTTAGAAATAGAAATGAACCGTTGCTACCTGACTGTTCAAGCGTTCCGTTTAATGATTTAGATGCTCTTGAAAAAGCTCTTTCCGGTGGAGATGTCGGCGCATTTATCTTTGAAACAGTGCAGGGAAAGGGCGTTTTTGTGCCGGAAGACGGATACCTTCAAGGTGTGCGTGAATTATGTGATCGGTATGGAACTTTGATGATTGCCGATGAAGTTCAGTGTGGACTTGGGCGTACAGGTAAAATGTTTGCTGTGGATCACTGGGGAGTCAAACCGGATATTCTCGTTATCTCTAAAGCTCTTTCTGGCGGATATATCCCTGTCGGAGCAATTATTACTACCCGTGCTATTCACACTAAAATTTTCGATTCAATGGAAAGGTGTTTTGCCCATTCAAATACATTTGGTCAGAATGATATGGCAATGGCTGCAGGGCTAGCAACAATCGAAATTCTTGAAAATGAAAAACTTTCAGAAAATGCAGCAAAAATGGGTGACAGAATTATTGCTGGTATGAATAAACTTGCTGAGAAGTATGAAATGCTGACTGAAGTTCGTGGAACAGGGCTCATGATCGGCCTACAGTTTGGAGAACCTAAGTCTTTGGCTCTTAAGGCCAGCTGGAAACTGCTCCATAAAATGAATGATGATTTATTCTGTCAGATGATAACTATGCCATTACTTGCGCAACATGATATTTTAAGCCAGGTAGCAGGTCACGGTCTTGATACTGTAAAAATACTTCCTCCGTTAATGATTAATGATGAAGATGTAGACAAGTTCCTTACTGCAATGGACGCTGTACTTAATGAAGCTCATAAGATTACAGGTTCTGGCTGGAAAACAGTTAAAGATTTAGGAATTCGTACAGCTCGTACTTCATAATAATTCAGCGATATATACTGGCTGCTTAAACTTCTCAACATATTGAAAAGACCCGAATACTTTATAACGTTTCGGGCGTATTTTGTGTGGATAAATTAAAAAAAATTCAAAATTTTTTGATACTCGGTCTTTGGCGCATGGTTCGTACATGTCCTGGGACTGTTGTTATATGCGGTCTCATTTTAGCCATTATTTGTGGTGTGTCATCAGCGTTGTACCTAAAACTGGACAGTGACCAAGATAATATTATTTCTCACGATCTGCCATTCCAGAAGCGTAATCTTGAGCAGATTAAGAATTTTGGTGATCAGGAATACATGTTCGTGGTTATTGAAACAGGCGGGACTGAGCATGGGAAAAAACAAGCTGCTCTTTTTGCAACGTCTCTTGCCGATAAGCTTCAAAAAAGGCCTAATATAATTAAAGAAGTTCATTACGCCATGTCTGCAAAAGATATGGGGCCGGGCGTGCTTATGTTCGCTTCGGAGAGCGAGCTCCATGATTTTGTCAAACTTGCCCGCAATATAGGGCCGCTTGGGCATGAATGGTTTAATGGTCCGGGACTGGCAAAGTTCCTAGATATGAATGCAGAACTGCTTAGCGGTAAAAAAGATATGGGGGGCGCAGCAGCTCCTGAAATGCTCACACCTATGATAGGCGCTTTAGATTCGCTTGTCGGGAAAATGGATAATGCTTTAAAAGACGGGGCGAATTCTTTTAAGAGCGCAGGTCCTGTGTTGAATCTGGATAAAGCCGGAATGCAGTATTTTTATACCCGCAACGGCAAACTCTTGATCATGCGTATTTTGCCGAAGAAAGATTTTGCGGCAATGACTGTTATCGGGCAGGCTCTTAAAATTGTACG
This sequence is a window from Desulfovibrio sp. UCD-KL4C. Protein-coding genes within it:
- a CDS encoding efflux RND transporter permease subunit, translating into MNIAKWCIENNRTSIAIFLLVAMGGVMTFMSIPKAEDPDFVIRTAVVTTAFPGASPQRVEELVTDKLEEKIREISDIKVVRSQSMTGISIIEVEFNDSLKNMNPIWQKLRNKVSDAESTLPSEAQLPVINDEFGDVFGIVVALTGDGFSYRELKDVADYTRDELLSVKGVGKVERWGLQDERVYIDFSNSRMAAAGVSPFALAQMIDNQNSIRPSGSSKVGPDRIAIEPTGEFQSVDDIASLSMRVEGMKSSMKLSDVTKVSRGFADPPSVMTRYDGKPAIMLAVSMADGDNIMELGKRVTAKLHQLSANLYQGMDYNIIVYQPKYVAKAVNDFMINLLESFVFVVIVILAFAGLKTGLVAGSLVPMAMLGCISLMPTFGVGLQRISIASLIISLGILVDNGVVVSEAILVKLSAGEERMKAVVGAVSELWMPLLAASLTTVFAFLPIPMAESSVGEYCFSLFVVVTLTLICSWALSMTMIPMLCYYVLKPKVVIQTFSGRIYNFYRKLLLLCLKHRPSFIGLVIAACIASFWGFQFVPKMFFPPNERAQFTIDFWQPFGSDITTTSEEAAKLEKFLLADKGVDSIGTFIGTGGPRWYLPLNLEQQNDNLATFVVNTKTVADADKVIGRVREELKSNFPDADFSLKKLMNGPPVGAPVQIRLSGPDQKMLYKLRDNIGDLLEETPGVSRVWDDWGQWAKKMEVDVDQNKARESGLSSFDVALSLQSGMSGYQASTYREGDVNIPIVLRSEDSFRNRLDKLESLNIYSYQDGKSVPLSQIAKTELVWQPSDIRRRDQTRTMTVKADLYDGYFAMQTINAVRPKIDKMMKSPDWPVGYSVAYGGEFEKSQESQESINANMPLAMGLLILVLIFQFNSFRRPLIILLTLPPMMCGITPGMLLTNSAFGFMPMLGMISLLGIIVNNAIMLIDRIEIQRKRGIELADSIVLASLERARPIIMTATTTIIGMVPLSLQGGEMWRPMANCIMSGLMFATVLTLILCPVLYSLFFKQGFKSYTWNSAVIDKGRDA
- a CDS encoding aspartate aminotransferase family protein, giving the protein MSSEIVNKYKSRIAESYNLHRKFVNPSFVRVLEVIGYDRNYVSSEGAYLTDANGKKVLDFLAGFGVYNIGRNHPHVAKVLHDTLDAKTASLVQMDLGVMSGMLAEKLAEIAPGDLEAVFFTNSGTEGVEGALKFARQATGRHKLVHCEHAFHGLTLGSLSVNGNKEFRNRNEPLLPDCSSVPFNDLDALEKALSGGDVGAFIFETVQGKGVFVPEDGYLQGVRELCDRYGTLMIADEVQCGLGRTGKMFAVDHWGVKPDILVISKALSGGYIPVGAIITTRAIHTKIFDSMERCFAHSNTFGQNDMAMAAGLATIEILENEKLSENAAKMGDRIIAGMNKLAEKYEMLTEVRGTGLMIGLQFGEPKSLALKASWKLLHKMNDDLFCQMITMPLLAQHDILSQVAGHGLDTVKILPPLMINDEDVDKFLTAMDAVLNEAHKITGSGWKTVKDLGIRTARTS
- the ispH gene encoding 4-hydroxy-3-methylbut-2-enyl diphosphate reductase; this encodes MDKVVRAETAGFCMGVDLALNKLDSLIESKERGSIYILGPIIHNPQVLEEYEKKGVITAESPEEIPEGSFAVIRAHGVPQNVEEELRLRGINVIDATCPKVKKAQLLIKRNTTDGRVLLLYGEDSHPEVKGLLSYAPSGTCLFDSTEELKTIELDPKRRYCLAAQTTQDRVVYEEIIKYLESKGLDVIVLNSICDATRQRQEEAISLSSKVDHMIVVGGRISGNTRRLVQVVETAGIRCTHVEMAEELPLEELKKFKKIGLTAGASTPKRLVDSIQQILEKI